The Microbacterium limosum genome contains a region encoding:
- a CDS encoding alpha/beta hydrolase yields MPPETPLPLDADAVLWSSTDPAAPLLVLLHGYGSDENDLFGLVPHLPDGYRVAAVRAPLSPPWPAPGHSWYPIEGLGGRDPEGITRGAAAFLAWLDAHVDAGASVGLLGFSQGAAVSLQAMRLRPERFAFVVALSGYAAPGALPGDEALAERRPPVFWGRGTHDDVIPEALIVHTTDWLPGHSELSGRVYTGLTHSVSEQELADVHAFLVAQRPAEPAG; encoded by the coding sequence ATGCCGCCGGAAACCCCCCTCCCCCTCGATGCCGACGCCGTGCTGTGGTCCTCGACCGATCCCGCCGCGCCGCTGCTCGTGCTGCTGCACGGATACGGATCCGACGAGAACGACCTCTTCGGGCTCGTGCCGCATCTGCCCGACGGGTACCGCGTCGCCGCCGTGCGGGCGCCGCTGAGCCCGCCCTGGCCAGCCCCCGGCCACTCGTGGTACCCCATCGAGGGCCTCGGCGGACGCGACCCGGAGGGCATCACCCGCGGCGCGGCCGCCTTCCTCGCGTGGCTCGACGCGCACGTGGATGCCGGGGCATCCGTGGGCCTGCTCGGCTTCTCCCAGGGGGCCGCCGTCTCCCTCCAGGCGATGCGCCTCCGGCCCGAGCGCTTCGCCTTCGTCGTCGCGCTCTCGGGATACGCGGCGCCGGGCGCGCTGCCCGGCGACGAGGCGCTCGCAGAGCGGCGTCCGCCCGTCTTCTGGGGCCGCGGCACCCACGACGATGTCATCCCCGAGGCGCTCATCGTGCACACGACGGACTGGCTCCCGGGTCACAGCGAGCTCTCGGGTCGCGTGTACACCGGCCTGACGCACAGCGTCTCGGAGCAGGAGCTCGCCGACGTGCACGCGTTCCTCGTCGCGCAGCGGCCCGCCGAGCCCGCGGGTTAG
- a CDS encoding ATP-dependent helicase: MSDVLERFGPATQEWFRGAFAAPTSAQAGAWDAISAGRHALVVAPTGSGKTLSAFLWAIDRVFREKPLSAPAEAPVRGRRAPRGETPRTSILYISPLKALGVDVERNLRSPLVGIGQAARRLGIALPDVTVGVRSGDTPSNERRRLVQDPPDILITTPESLYLMLTSQAGQTLESVHTVIVDEVHAVAATKRGAHLAVSLERLDATLERPAQRIGLSATVRPIDEVARFLGGSAPVDIVAPPASKAFDLRVVVPVEDMLNPPPPPSRAGDGAGAETGEDDASSADDESGAWYTADSRLRPESTEMTGSVWPHVEEAIVDRILENRSTIVFSNSRRLAERLTGRLNEIYAERLGIVPSEGTGGGHTAADAEAPPVLARAHHGSVSKEQRAQVEEELKAGRLRCVVATSSLELGIDMGAVDLVIQVEAPPSAASGLQRVGRAGHQVGEVSRAFLFPKHRADVLHTAITTERMLAGRIEAITIPQNPLDILAQQTVAAVALGELPVEDWYEQVRRSAPFRTLPRSAFEATLDLLAGRYPSDEFAELRPRIVWDRDAGTITGRPGAQRLAVTSGGTIPDRGLFGVFVAGETRNARVGELDEEMVYESRVNDVFTLGTTSWRIVEITHDRVNVVPAFGQPGKLPFWHGDGLGRPAELGEALGRLSRELTASDPAKARARLRDAGLDDLAVGNLLSYLSEQKEATGSIPTDRTLTVERSRDEVGDWRIILHSPYGMSVHSPWALAVNARIRERLGVEGSAVASDDGVIARIPDAASDPPGAELFVFEPDELEQVVTDEVGGSALFASRFRECAARALLMPRVNPNRRSPLWQQRQRSAQLLEVAKRHPTFPIILETLREVLQDVYDVPALLRLLRGIGERRIRLVETTTTQPSPFARDLLFGYVGAFMYEGDSPLAERRAAALSVDPALLSELLGKVEMRELLDPDVIAQFEREAQRLDPDRRVRGVEGVADLLRLLGPLDAAEVAQRLQAGDAPTAPADDDPATPAAPAPAATVAEAAAHLDALVQARRAIPVSIAGSTRTAAIEDAGRLRDALGAALPVGLPLAFLEPVADPLADLVARYARTHGPFTADAVAGRLGVGVAVARQTLQRLESQGRVAGGFFLPATADTRDETEWCDAEVLRRLRMRSLAAIRGSVEPVPPESFARFLPSWQHVTRPLEGIDGVAAVIEQLAGVPAPASAWETLILPSRVSDYTPAMLDELTATGEVVWSGHGSLPGRDGWIALHPADAAPFTLPDPDAEVAPDSLEHALREALSNGGAWFAAQLRQAVDAPNDQSVIEALWNLTWAGIVTNDTFAPVRSLLGGGSQAHRSARRTPRSRMFRGTSMPRPAAPPRPTAVGGRWSLLPERETDAAARATATASLLLDRYGVVTRGSVQTEGVSGGFAQVYRILAGFEQAGHCRRGYLIEKLGAAQFASSPTIDRLREFASLPDPAPRRAVTLAATDPANPYGAALSWPTIEGVTHRPGRKAGGLVVIVDGSIVLYLERGGKSALVFDDDDEALASAAADLARTARARRLDTLTIEQVNGDFVYGTGLGVALRAAGFVESPRGLTLRKVTAGEAAREAARA, translated from the coding sequence ATGAGCGACGTGCTCGAGCGATTCGGCCCCGCCACCCAGGAGTGGTTCCGCGGGGCCTTCGCCGCGCCCACCTCCGCGCAGGCCGGCGCCTGGGATGCGATCTCCGCCGGCAGGCACGCCCTCGTCGTCGCCCCGACCGGTTCGGGCAAGACGCTCTCGGCGTTCCTCTGGGCGATCGACCGCGTCTTCCGCGAGAAGCCGCTGAGCGCCCCCGCGGAGGCGCCCGTGCGCGGGCGGCGCGCGCCCCGCGGCGAGACCCCGCGGACGAGCATCCTCTACATCTCGCCGCTCAAGGCACTCGGCGTCGATGTCGAGCGCAACCTCCGCTCCCCGCTCGTGGGGATCGGCCAGGCCGCGCGACGGCTCGGCATCGCACTCCCCGACGTCACCGTCGGGGTGCGCTCGGGAGACACCCCCTCGAACGAGCGTCGCCGGCTCGTGCAGGATCCCCCCGACATCCTCATCACGACCCCGGAGTCGCTCTACCTCATGCTCACGAGCCAGGCGGGGCAGACGCTCGAGAGCGTCCACACCGTCATCGTCGACGAGGTGCACGCCGTCGCCGCGACCAAGCGCGGCGCCCACCTCGCCGTGAGTCTCGAGCGGCTCGACGCCACGCTCGAGCGCCCGGCCCAGCGCATCGGTCTCTCGGCCACGGTGCGGCCCATCGACGAGGTCGCGCGGTTCCTCGGCGGCTCCGCTCCCGTGGACATCGTGGCGCCGCCGGCGAGCAAGGCCTTCGACCTCCGGGTCGTCGTCCCGGTCGAAGACATGCTCAACCCGCCACCGCCCCCCTCGCGCGCAGGGGATGGGGCGGGCGCCGAGACGGGCGAGGACGACGCGTCATCCGCCGACGACGAATCGGGCGCGTGGTACACCGCCGACAGCCGACTGCGGCCCGAGAGCACGGAGATGACGGGGTCGGTGTGGCCCCATGTCGAGGAGGCGATCGTCGACCGCATCCTCGAGAACAGGTCGACGATCGTGTTCTCCAACTCCCGCCGGCTCGCGGAGCGGCTCACGGGCAGGCTCAACGAGATCTACGCCGAACGGCTCGGCATCGTGCCGTCCGAGGGCACCGGAGGGGGGCACACGGCCGCGGATGCCGAGGCCCCGCCCGTCCTCGCGCGCGCTCACCACGGTTCGGTGTCGAAGGAGCAGCGTGCGCAGGTGGAGGAGGAGCTCAAAGCCGGACGCCTGCGCTGCGTCGTCGCGACGAGCAGTCTCGAGCTCGGCATCGACATGGGTGCCGTCGACCTCGTCATCCAGGTGGAGGCCCCGCCGTCGGCGGCGAGCGGCCTTCAGCGGGTCGGACGCGCCGGGCACCAGGTGGGCGAGGTCAGCCGCGCCTTCCTCTTCCCCAAGCACCGCGCCGACGTGCTGCACACCGCCATCACGACGGAGCGCATGCTCGCCGGTCGCATCGAGGCCATCACGATCCCCCAGAACCCGCTCGACATCCTCGCCCAGCAGACCGTCGCGGCGGTGGCGCTCGGCGAGCTGCCCGTCGAGGACTGGTACGAGCAGGTCCGCCGCAGCGCGCCGTTCCGCACCCTGCCGCGATCGGCGTTCGAGGCGACGCTGGATCTGCTGGCGGGGCGCTACCCGTCCGACGAGTTCGCCGAGCTGCGCCCGCGCATCGTGTGGGACCGGGACGCCGGCACCATCACGGGCCGGCCCGGAGCGCAGCGGCTCGCGGTCACGAGCGGCGGCACGATCCCCGACCGGGGCCTGTTCGGCGTCTTCGTGGCGGGCGAGACGCGCAACGCCCGCGTGGGCGAGCTCGACGAGGAGATGGTCTACGAGTCCCGCGTGAACGACGTCTTCACACTCGGCACGACGAGCTGGCGGATCGTGGAGATCACCCACGATCGCGTCAACGTCGTCCCCGCCTTCGGACAGCCGGGGAAGCTGCCGTTCTGGCACGGCGACGGCCTCGGACGCCCCGCGGAGCTCGGCGAGGCGCTCGGCCGGCTCTCCCGCGAGCTGACGGCGTCGGACCCGGCGAAGGCGCGGGCGAGGCTGCGCGACGCGGGTCTCGACGATCTCGCCGTCGGCAACCTGCTGTCCTACCTGAGCGAGCAGAAGGAGGCCACGGGCAGCATCCCGACCGATCGCACCCTCACGGTCGAGCGCTCCCGCGACGAGGTGGGCGACTGGCGGATCATCCTTCATTCCCCGTACGGCATGAGCGTGCACTCGCCGTGGGCGCTCGCCGTGAACGCGCGCATCCGCGAGCGGCTGGGCGTCGAGGGATCGGCCGTCGCGAGCGACGACGGCGTCATCGCTCGCATCCCCGACGCCGCATCCGATCCGCCGGGGGCCGAGCTGTTCGTCTTCGAGCCCGACGAGCTGGAGCAGGTCGTCACCGACGAGGTGGGCGGCTCGGCGCTCTTCGCGTCGAGGTTCCGCGAGTGCGCCGCGCGGGCATTGCTGATGCCCCGGGTGAACCCGAATAGGCGCAGCCCGCTCTGGCAGCAGCGTCAGCGCTCCGCCCAGTTGCTCGAGGTCGCCAAGCGCCACCCCACCTTCCCGATCATCCTCGAGACGCTCCGGGAGGTGCTGCAGGACGTCTACGACGTCCCGGCCCTGCTGCGTCTGCTCCGGGGCATCGGCGAGCGGCGGATCCGACTCGTGGAGACGACGACGACGCAGCCGTCGCCGTTCGCCCGCGACCTGCTCTTCGGATACGTCGGCGCGTTCATGTACGAGGGGGATTCCCCGCTCGCCGAACGCCGCGCGGCCGCGCTCTCGGTGGACCCGGCGCTGCTGTCCGAGCTGCTCGGCAAGGTCGAGATGCGGGAGCTGCTCGATCCCGATGTCATCGCCCAGTTCGAACGGGAGGCGCAGCGCCTCGATCCCGACCGCCGGGTGCGGGGCGTGGAGGGCGTCGCCGACCTCCTGCGCCTCCTCGGCCCCCTGGACGCCGCCGAGGTCGCGCAGCGGCTGCAGGCGGGCGACGCTCCCACGGCCCCCGCCGACGACGACCCCGCCACCCCCGCAGCGCCCGCGCCCGCCGCGACCGTGGCCGAGGCAGCCGCCCACCTCGACGCGCTCGTCCAGGCGCGCCGGGCGATCCCCGTCAGCATCGCGGGCTCGACGCGCACCGCCGCGATCGAGGACGCGGGGCGCCTGCGCGACGCCCTCGGCGCGGCGCTGCCCGTGGGGCTTCCGCTCGCATTCCTCGAGCCCGTCGCCGATCCGCTCGCCGATCTCGTCGCGCGGTACGCCCGCACGCACGGCCCCTTCACAGCGGATGCCGTCGCCGGGCGGCTCGGCGTGGGGGTCGCGGTCGCGCGGCAGACGCTCCAGCGTCTCGAGTCGCAGGGGCGCGTCGCCGGCGGCTTCTTCCTGCCGGCCACCGCCGACACGCGCGACGAGACGGAATGGTGCGATGCGGAGGTGCTGCGGCGGCTGCGCATGCGCTCGCTCGCGGCGATCCGCGGCTCGGTCGAGCCCGTGCCGCCCGAGTCGTTCGCGAGGTTCCTGCCGTCCTGGCAGCACGTCACCCGCCCCCTCGAGGGCATCGACGGCGTGGCCGCGGTGATCGAGCAGCTCGCGGGCGTCCCCGCTCCCGCGAGCGCCTGGGAGACGCTCATCCTCCCCTCGCGGGTCTCCGACTACACCCCGGCCATGCTCGATGAGCTGACGGCGACGGGCGAGGTCGTGTGGTCGGGGCACGGGTCGCTCCCGGGCCGCGACGGGTGGATCGCGCTGCACCCCGCGGACGCCGCGCCGTTCACGCTCCCCGACCCCGACGCCGAGGTCGCGCCCGACTCCCTCGAGCACGCCCTGCGCGAGGCGCTCTCCAACGGCGGCGCATGGTTCGCCGCCCAGCTGCGTCAGGCCGTCGACGCCCCGAACGATCAGTCCGTCATCGAGGCGCTGTGGAACCTCACGTGGGCCGGGATCGTCACCAACGACACCTTCGCGCCGGTCCGCTCGCTGCTCGGCGGGGGGTCGCAGGCGCACCGCTCGGCGCGTCGCACGCCCCGCTCGCGCATGTTCCGGGGAACGAGCATGCCGCGACCGGCGGCGCCCCCGCGCCCCACGGCCGTCGGCGGACGCTGGTCGCTGCTCCCCGAGCGCGAGACGGATGCCGCCGCTCGGGCGACCGCGACGGCATCCCTCCTGCTCGACCGCTACGGAGTCGTGACCCGCGGATCGGTGCAGACGGAGGGCGTCTCCGGTGGCTTCGCGCAGGTGTACCGCATCCTCGCCGGCTTCGAGCAGGCCGGGCACTGCCGCCGCGGATACCTGATCGAGAAGCTCGGGGCGGCGCAGTTCGCGTCGTCGCCGACGATCGACCGGCTGCGCGAGTTCGCTTCGCTGCCCGACCCCGCACCGCGACGCGCGGTCACGCTGGCCGCGACAGACCCCGCCAATCCCTACGGCGCCGCGCTGTCGTGGCCGACGATCGAAGGCGTCACGCATCGCCCGGGCCGCAAGGCGGGGGGACTCGTCGTGATCGTCGACGGGAGCATCGTCCTCTATCTGGAGCGCGGCGGGAAGAGCGCGCTCGTCTTCGACGACGACGACGAGGCGCTCGCGTCGGCCGCCGCCGACCTCGCGCGCACCGCCCGCGCGCGGCGACTCGACACGCTCACGATCGAGCAGGTCAACGGCGACTTCGTCTACGGCACGGGCCTCGGCGTCGCGCTGCGCGCCGCCGGGTTCGTCGAGTCCCCGCGCGGGCTGACCCTGCGCAAGGTCACGGCCGGCGAGGCCGCGCGGGAGGCGGCACGTGCCTGA